Proteins encoded by one window of Bauldia sp.:
- the tatB gene encoding Sec-independent protein translocase protein TatB, with translation MFEIGWTELVLIAVVAIVVIGPKDLPRAMRVVGQWSGRMKRMARDFQGQFNEALKEAELDGIQKDLQGLSKIDPIGRVRKEFASIEASVKKDLSPPAVPSVPPVHPVASVVPVPQAPPVPPIHPVASVVPVPQGPQAATVPAAPDAPAVPKVET, from the coding sequence ATGTTTGAAATCGGCTGGACCGAACTCGTTTTGATTGCGGTGGTCGCGATCGTCGTCATCGGTCCGAAGGATTTGCCGCGCGCCATGCGCGTCGTCGGCCAGTGGAGCGGGCGCATGAAGCGCATGGCCCGCGACTTCCAGGGCCAGTTCAACGAGGCGCTGAAGGAAGCCGAGCTCGACGGCATCCAGAAGGACCTGCAGGGCCTGTCGAAGATCGACCCGATCGGCCGCGTCCGAAAGGAATTCGCGTCCATCGAGGCGAGCGTGAAGAAGGACCTGTCGCCGCCCGCCGTTCCCTCGGTGCCGCCGGTCCATCCGGTCGCTTCCGTCGTGCCCGTTCCCCAGGCGCCGCCCGTTCCCCCGATCCACCCCGTCGCTTCCGTGGTGCCCGTTCCGCAGGGGCCGCAAGCCGCGACCGTGCCCGCGGCGCCTGACGCGCCCGCCGTGCCGAAGGTCGAGACGTGA
- the tatC gene encoding twin-arginine translocase subunit TatC, with amino-acid sequence MTDQTPPPDEVEASRAPLLTHLIELRSRLIRGIIAVLVAFVLCFVFAKQIYNVLLIPYVWAAANHGDAAKLIYTAPQEYFVTQMRVALFGALFIAFPVIATQIYGFVAPGLYKNERKAFIPYLIATPVLFVLGASVVFFILMPLALRFFLSLQQSGSVDSASIEALFKVSDYLSLIMGLILAFGLVFQLPVILTLLARVGIVSSAFLKSGRRYAIVLSFVAAAVLTPPDIISQIALAIPTLALYEASIWAVRGVEKRRNEAEAAAAKATSAT; translated from the coding sequence GTGACCGACCAGACGCCGCCGCCGGACGAAGTCGAGGCGAGCCGCGCGCCGCTGCTGACGCACCTGATCGAGCTGCGCTCGCGCCTGATCCGCGGGATCATTGCCGTCCTCGTCGCGTTCGTGCTGTGCTTCGTCTTCGCCAAGCAGATCTACAACGTGCTGCTCATCCCCTACGTCTGGGCGGCGGCGAACCACGGCGACGCGGCGAAGCTGATCTATACCGCGCCGCAGGAATATTTCGTCACCCAGATGCGCGTCGCGCTGTTCGGCGCGCTGTTCATCGCCTTCCCGGTGATAGCGACGCAGATCTATGGCTTCGTCGCGCCCGGCCTCTACAAGAACGAGCGCAAGGCATTCATCCCGTATCTCATCGCGACGCCGGTGCTGTTCGTGCTCGGCGCCTCGGTGGTCTTCTTCATCCTGATGCCGCTGGCGCTCCGCTTCTTCCTCTCGCTGCAGCAGTCGGGCAGCGTCGACAGCGCGTCGATCGAGGCGCTGTTCAAGGTCAGCGACTATCTCTCGCTGATCATGGGCCTGATCCTCGCCTTCGGCCTGGTCTTCCAGTTGCCGGTGATCCTGACGCTCTTGGCTCGTGTCGGCATTGTCTCCTCCGCATTCCTGAAAAGCGGGCGGCGCTACGCCATCGTGCTGTCGTTCGTCGCGGCCGCGGTTCTGACCCCGCCGGACATCATCTCGCAGATCGCATTGGCGATCCCAACGCTCGCCCTCTACGAGGCCTCGATCTGGGCCGTAAGGGGCGTCGAGAAGCGGCGGAACGAGGCGGAAGCCGCCGCGGCCAAGGCGACCAGCGCGACCTGA
- the serS gene encoding serine--tRNA ligase: MLDIRWIRDNPEALDRALANRRQQPASSRLIALDEARRAAIQKLEEAQGRRNAASKEIGAAKAKKDEATASRLMAEVASLKDTMAALETDSKAAEKALQDAMAIIPNVPQDDVPVGEDEHGNVEYRRWGASPTLNAAKEHYELGEALGQMDFEAGAKLSGSRFVVLKKGLARMERAIGQFMLDLHTEEHGYTEVQPPLLVRDEIPYGTGNLPKSAEDMFLASSEEAIGADECESNIGPSGEVVLTFKGPRAAALASAAELAETQGKLRVRLSKKTARDKDFALPIFETRRLWLIPTAEVPLTNLVRESILSEDELPLRFTALTPCFRSEAGAAGKDTRGMLRQHQFDKVELVSITTPEKSKDEHERMLTCAEEVLKRLGLHYRVMTLCTGDMGFASQKTYDIEVWLPGQGTFREISSCSVCGDFQARRMQARYRPKEGKNVRLVHTLNGSGVAVGRALIAVMENYQNPDGSITVPDALRPYMNGIERVEA; encoded by the coding sequence ATGCTCGACATCAGATGGATCCGCGACAACCCCGAGGCGCTTGACCGCGCGCTGGCGAACCGCCGCCAGCAGCCGGCATCGTCGCGCCTCATCGCGCTGGACGAAGCCCGCCGCGCTGCGATCCAGAAGCTCGAGGAAGCGCAAGGCCGCCGCAATGCGGCCTCCAAGGAGATCGGCGCCGCCAAGGCGAAGAAGGACGAGGCGACGGCATCGCGCCTGATGGCCGAGGTCGCATCGCTGAAGGACACGATGGCGGCGCTTGAAACGGATTCCAAGGCTGCCGAAAAGGCGCTGCAAGATGCGATGGCGATCATCCCGAACGTGCCGCAGGACGACGTGCCCGTCGGCGAGGACGAGCACGGCAATGTCGAGTATCGCCGCTGGGGCGCGAGCCCCACGCTGAACGCGGCCAAGGAGCACTACGAACTCGGCGAAGCCCTCGGCCAGATGGATTTTGAAGCCGGCGCCAAGCTCTCCGGTTCGCGCTTCGTCGTGCTGAAGAAGGGCCTCGCGCGCATGGAGCGCGCCATCGGCCAGTTCATGCTCGATCTCCACACGGAGGAGCATGGGTACACGGAAGTGCAGCCGCCGTTGCTGGTCCGGGATGAGATTCCGTATGGCACGGGAAACCTGCCGAAGTCGGCGGAGGATATGTTCTTGGCTTCAAGTGAAGAGGCCATCGGCGCAGATGAATGCGAGTCGAACATTGGCCCGTCCGGTGAAGTGGTTCTCACATTCAAAGGTCCGCGAGCGGCGGCATTAGCGAGCGCAGCGGAGTTGGCCGAGACGCAAGGTAAGCTAAGGGTGCGCCTCTCGAAGAAGACGGCGCGAGATAAGGACTTTGCGCTGCCGATATTCGAGACACGGCGCCTCTGGCTCATACCCACCGCCGAAGTCCCCCTAACAAATCTGGTCCGTGAATCGATCCTCTCCGAGGACGAACTGCCGCTGCGTTTCACGGCGCTGACGCCGTGCTTCCGCTCCGAGGCCGGCGCTGCCGGCAAGGACACGCGCGGCATGCTGCGCCAGCATCAGTTCGACAAGGTCGAGCTGGTGTCGATCACGACGCCGGAAAAATCGAAGGACGAGCACGAGCGCATGCTCACTTGCGCCGAGGAGGTGCTGAAGCGCCTCGGCCTGCACTATCGCGTCATGACGCTGTGCACCGGCGACATGGGCTTCGCCTCGCAGAAGACCTACGACATCGAGGTCTGGCTGCCGGGGCAGGGGACGTTCCGCGAGATTTCGTCGTGCTCGGTGTGCGGCGATTTCCAGGCCCGCCGGATGCAGGCGCGCTATCGCCCGAAAGAGGGCAAAAACGTAAGGCTGGTGCACACGCTGAACGGATCCGGCGTCGCCGTCGGCCGCGCGCTGATCGCGGTGATGGAGAACTACCAGAACCCGGATGGGTCGATCACGGTGCCGGACGCGCTGCGCCCCTACATGAATGGCATCGAGCGGGTGGAGGCGTGA
- the surE gene encoding 5'/3'-nucleotidase SurE gives MKRILITNDDGIHAPGLAVLERIAAAISDDVWVVAPEFDQSGLAHSLTLNDPLRLRQISERRFALRGTPSDCVIMAVRRLLAARKPDLVLSGVNSGSNLADDVTYSGTVAGAIEGTLLGIPSIALSQAAHYDGNERVVPWETAEAHAPDILRRILAFGFPEGVLYNLNFPNTTPEAAGPLTVTYQGKLAHGLHIEERRDGRNLPYYWLMFRREAETFAAGSDLEAVTEGKISLTPLRLDLTAHDLTDPLRHHFQRDTGAGRA, from the coding sequence ATCAAGCGCATTCTCATCACCAACGACGACGGCATCCACGCGCCGGGCCTCGCCGTGCTGGAGCGCATCGCCGCTGCGATCTCCGACGACGTCTGGGTCGTTGCGCCCGAATTCGACCAGAGCGGCCTGGCGCACTCGCTGACGCTGAACGACCCGCTGCGCCTCCGCCAGATTTCGGAACGTCGCTTCGCGCTTCGCGGCACGCCGAGCGATTGCGTCATCATGGCCGTGCGGCGGCTGCTCGCCGCGCGGAAGCCGGACCTCGTGCTCTCCGGCGTCAACTCCGGCTCCAATCTCGCCGACGACGTGACCTACTCGGGCACGGTGGCGGGCGCCATCGAAGGCACGCTGCTGGGCATCCCGTCGATCGCGCTCAGCCAGGCGGCGCACTACGACGGTAACGAGCGCGTCGTGCCGTGGGAGACGGCGGAGGCGCACGCGCCCGATATCCTGCGCCGCATCCTCGCCTTCGGCTTCCCGGAGGGCGTGCTCTACAATCTCAATTTCCCGAACACGACGCCGGAAGCCGCCGGTCCGCTCACGGTGACGTACCAGGGCAAGCTCGCGCACGGTCTGCACATCGAGGAGCGCCGCGACGGCCGCAATCTGCCCTACTACTGGCTGATGTTCCGGCGCGAAGCGGAGACGTTCGCGGCAGGCAGCGACCTCGAGGCGGTGACCGAGGGGAAAATTTCGCTGACGCCGCTCCGCCTCGACCTTACCGCCCACGATCTCACCGATCCGCTTCGGCATCATTTCCAGCGCGACACGGGCGCCGGCCGGGCGTAA
- a CDS encoding protein-L-isoaspartate(D-aspartate) O-methyltransferase, giving the protein MVESGGQGDDRRIRIAELILRLRRAGIMDQRIVAAIESVPREFFVPAESQAEAYAERALPIECGQTISAPVIVGIMTVALDVGDRDRVLEIGTGTGYQSAVLARLARRVYTMDRFRTLMTAAESRFKSLRLGNITTLVGDGMQGWPEQAPFDRIIVTAAGEEVPPALKKQVRVGGVIVIPVGPADGVQKLLRLERTEDGFTEKTLADVRFVPLIPGKAARL; this is encoded by the coding sequence ATGGTCGAGTCCGGCGGACAGGGCGACGACAGGCGCATCAGGATCGCCGAGCTGATCCTGCGGCTGCGTCGCGCCGGCATCATGGATCAGCGCATCGTCGCTGCCATCGAGTCGGTGCCGCGCGAATTTTTCGTGCCCGCCGAAAGCCAGGCCGAGGCTTACGCCGAGCGCGCGTTGCCGATCGAATGCGGCCAGACGATCAGCGCGCCGGTCATCGTCGGCATCATGACCGTGGCGCTCGACGTCGGCGACCGCGACCGGGTGCTCGAGATCGGCACCGGCACCGGCTACCAGAGCGCGGTGCTCGCGCGCCTCGCCCGCCGCGTCTACACGATGGATCGCTTCCGCACGCTGATGACGGCGGCGGAATCGCGCTTCAAGTCGCTCCGCCTCGGCAACATCACGACGCTGGTCGGCGACGGCATGCAGGGCTGGCCCGAGCAGGCGCCATTCGACCGCATCATCGTCACGGCGGCCGGCGAGGAGGTGCCGCCGGCGCTGAAGAAGCAGGTGCGGGTCGGCGGCGTCATCGTCATTCCGGTCGGACCGGCCGACGGCGTGCAGAAACTGCTGCGGCTGGAGCGGACCGAGGATGGATTTACGGAGAAGACGCTGGCCGATGTGCGTTTCGTGCCGCTGATCCCGGGCAAGGCGGCGCGGCTGTAA
- a CDS encoding peptidoglycan DD-metalloendopeptidase family protein, whose protein sequence is MRSPVFAFGSRRVGGAALVVLLAGMSASCSNSLRLQEPFFTSSTENQREIIGQDNTGASAGYQPMPPVARNDDVSRSDLPPPPVTSYASAAPSDDYAAPASDGAFEWSAVGGRVITVGNNENLDALTAKFGVPGEQLLAANQMSSPAQVRPGKIMVIPRRVAIAPDRLRNTDTPSYAAAQPMPAAPAMVKPAPQVFAAGSSTYTVQPGETLFGVARKANMTPVELASLNGINTDTQLQVGQTLRLKGSVAIAQNTKPTILGAPAKPLGQLVINKDNGTSTAIATNEPKIRLTSPADSAETGQLVANAPKIPAVPALPEATPSPTDAKATADIDDAADAASSDGKSFRWPVRGRIISGFGAKPNGEKNDGINLAVPEGTSVKAVETGTVIYAGNELAGYGNLVLIRHADGWVSAYAHNKDILVKRGDTVRRGQTIAHAGMSGSVTAPQVHFELRKGAKPVNPLDYLAGA, encoded by the coding sequence ATGCGTAGCCCTGTATTCGCGTTCGGTTCGCGTCGCGTTGGCGGTGCGGCTTTGGTGGTTCTGCTCGCCGGTATGAGCGCCTCCTGCAGCAATTCGCTGCGGCTCCAGGAACCCTTCTTCACCTCCTCCACCGAAAACCAGCGCGAGATCATCGGGCAGGACAACACGGGCGCCAGCGCCGGCTACCAGCCGATGCCGCCGGTCGCCCGCAACGACGATGTCTCCCGCTCCGATCTCCCGCCGCCGCCGGTCACCAGCTACGCCTCGGCCGCCCCGTCAGACGATTACGCCGCGCCCGCCAGCGACGGCGCCTTCGAATGGTCCGCCGTCGGCGGCCGCGTCATCACCGTCGGCAATAACGAGAATCTCGATGCGCTGACCGCCAAGTTCGGCGTGCCCGGCGAGCAGCTCCTCGCCGCCAACCAGATGTCGTCGCCCGCGCAGGTCCGCCCGGGCAAGATCATGGTCATCCCGCGCCGCGTCGCGATCGCGCCGGACCGCCTGCGCAACACGGACACACCGTCCTACGCCGCGGCGCAGCCGATGCCGGCTGCTCCGGCGATGGTGAAGCCGGCGCCGCAGGTGTTCGCCGCCGGCAGCTCGACCTACACCGTGCAGCCCGGCGAGACGCTGTTCGGCGTCGCCCGCAAGGCCAACATGACGCCGGTCGAGCTTGCCTCGCTGAACGGCATCAACACCGATACGCAGTTGCAGGTCGGCCAGACGCTCCGCCTCAAGGGCAGCGTCGCGATTGCCCAGAACACCAAGCCCACCATCCTCGGCGCGCCGGCGAAGCCGCTCGGCCAGCTCGTGATCAACAAGGACAACGGCACCTCGACCGCGATCGCGACGAACGAGCCGAAGATCCGCCTGACGTCGCCGGCCGATAGCGCGGAGACGGGCCAGCTCGTCGCCAACGCGCCGAAGATTCCGGCCGTCCCGGCATTGCCCGAGGCGACGCCGTCGCCGACCGACGCCAAGGCGACCGCCGACATCGACGATGCCGCCGACGCCGCGTCTTCCGACGGCAAGTCGTTCCGCTGGCCGGTGCGTGGCCGCATCATCTCGGGCTTCGGCGCCAAGCCGAACGGCGAGAAGAACGACGGCATCAACCTCGCCGTGCCGGAAGGCACCTCGGTCAAGGCGGTGGAGACCGGTACCGTGATCTACGCCGGCAACGAGCTCGCCGGCTACGGCAACCTCGTGCTCATCCGCCATGCCGACGGCTGGGTCTCCGCCTACGCCCACAACAAGGACATCCTGGTGAAGCGCGGCGATACCGTCCGCCGCGGCCAGACGATCGCCCACGCCGGCATGAGCGGTTCGGTCACCGCCCCGCAGGTTCACTTCGAGCTGCGCAAAGGCGCCAAGCCGGTCAATCCGCTGGACTACCTCGCCGGCGCGTAA
- a CDS encoding ATP-binding protein: MADKDDLKIIAERLDALTRLIARAVPAEPPKPDFGAADAFVWQPATHALQPVKQVSAVDIGLLKGIERPRDILVENTERFARGLPANNVLLWGARGMGKSSLVKAAHAAVNRGHKLKLVEIHREDIETLPEVMALLRDAPHRFLLFCDDLSFDGNDASYKSLKAALEGGIEGRPANVVFYATSNRRHLLPRDMTENEASTAITPGEAVEEKVSLSDRFGLWLGFHKCSQDEYLEMVRGYVAHFQLRVPEKSWRAEALEWATTRGARSGRVAWQFVQDLAGRLGVVL, from the coding sequence ATGGCGGACAAAGACGACCTCAAGATCATCGCCGAGCGCCTCGACGCGCTGACCCGGCTCATTGCCCGCGCCGTGCCCGCCGAGCCGCCGAAGCCCGATTTCGGCGCGGCCGATGCCTTCGTATGGCAGCCGGCGACCCACGCGCTGCAGCCGGTGAAGCAGGTGAGCGCCGTCGATATTGGCCTCCTCAAGGGCATCGAGCGGCCGCGCGATATTCTCGTCGAGAACACCGAGCGCTTTGCCAGGGGCCTGCCCGCCAACAACGTGCTGCTCTGGGGCGCGCGCGGCATGGGCAAGAGTTCGCTGGTCAAGGCGGCGCATGCGGCGGTCAACCGCGGCCACAAGCTGAAGCTGGTCGAGATACATCGCGAGGATATCGAGACGCTGCCCGAGGTGATGGCGCTGCTCCGTGATGCGCCGCACCGGTTCCTATTGTTCTGCGACGACCTGTCGTTCGACGGCAACGATGCCTCCTACAAATCGCTGAAGGCGGCGCTGGAGGGCGGCATCGAGGGGCGGCCGGCCAACGTCGTGTTCTACGCCACGTCGAACCGCCGGCATCTTCTGCCGCGCGACATGACGGAGAACGAAGCCTCGACCGCGATCACGCCCGGCGAAGCGGTGGAGGAGAAGGTGTCGCTGTCCGACCGCTTCGGCCTGTGGCTGGGCTTCCACAAGTGCAGCCAGGACGAATACCTGGAGATGGTGCGCGGCTACGTCGCGCATTTCCAGCTCAGGGTGCCGGAGAAATCGTGGCGGGCGGAGGCGCTGGAGTGGGCGACGACACGCGGCGCGCGATCGGGCCGAGTCGCCTGGCAGTTCGTGCAGGATCTGGCGGGACGACTTGGGGTCGTCCTTTAG
- the yajC gene encoding preprotein translocase subunit YajC — translation MFITEAYAQSGAAAGGPTSLLFQFAPILLIFVIMYFLILRPNQQKQRQHREMVANLRRGDTVVTSGGLIGKVDKVDETEVRIELAEGVRVRVVRSSIGEVRTRGEPVKDAT, via the coding sequence ATGTTCATTACCGAGGCCTATGCACAGTCCGGCGCGGCGGCGGGCGGACCGACGAGCCTCCTTTTCCAGTTCGCTCCCATTCTCCTTATCTTCGTCATTATGTACTTCCTTATTCTGCGGCCGAACCAGCAGAAGCAGCGTCAGCACCGCGAGATGGTCGCCAACCTCCGCCGCGGCGACACCGTCGTCACTTCCGGCGGCCTGATCGGCAAGGTCGATAAGGTTGACGAGACCGAGGTGCGGATCGAGCTGGCCGAGGGCGTGCGCGTGCGCGTCGTGCGCAGTTCCATCGGCGAAGTGCGTACCCGAGGCGAGCCCGTGAAGGACGCGACCTGA